One window of the Klebsiella oxytoca genome contains the following:
- the murQ gene encoding N-acetylmuramic acid 6-phosphate etherase, which translates to MNIDLSKLLTERRNANSAHIDTLSTEEMLTVINQEDQQVAHAITPYLAQIAQVVDKVAAALQAGGRLIYIGAGTSGRLGILDASECPPTFGTRPEQVVGIIAGGHKAILSAVENVEDNKAQGAMDLQNLNFSNRDVLVGLAASGRTPYVIGAMEYAHSQNAFVAIVSCNPHGEMAQLADVAITPVVGPEVVTGSTRLKAGTAQKLVLNMISTGAMIRIGKVYSNLMVDVEATNAKLIERQISIVMEATECDRATAQSALEACGRRCKTAIVMVLADLSAADAQALLAKNNGYIRKALSRS; encoded by the coding sequence ATGAATATCGACCTGAGCAAACTGCTGACCGAGCGCCGTAACGCCAATAGCGCCCACATTGATACCCTCTCCACCGAAGAGATGCTGACGGTAATTAACCAGGAAGACCAGCAGGTGGCTCACGCTATTACGCCTTATCTGGCACAAATTGCCCAGGTCGTGGATAAAGTCGCAGCGGCGCTGCAGGCCGGCGGGCGGCTGATTTATATTGGTGCAGGCACTTCTGGTCGTCTGGGGATCCTTGATGCCAGCGAATGCCCGCCGACCTTCGGTACCCGCCCGGAACAGGTAGTGGGCATCATTGCTGGCGGTCATAAAGCAATTCTGAGTGCCGTAGAGAACGTCGAAGATAACAAAGCGCAAGGAGCAATGGACCTGCAGAACCTTAACTTTAGCAACCGCGACGTGCTGGTCGGTCTGGCGGCCAGCGGACGCACGCCGTACGTGATAGGCGCGATGGAGTATGCTCATAGCCAGAACGCTTTTGTCGCCATTGTCAGCTGCAACCCGCACGGTGAAATGGCCCAGCTGGCGGACGTCGCCATAACGCCGGTGGTTGGCCCGGAAGTGGTGACCGGCTCAACGCGTCTGAAGGCGGGCACCGCACAAAAGCTGGTGCTGAATATGATCTCCACCGGAGCGATGATTCGCATCGGCAAGGTCTACAGCAACCTGATGGTGGACGTTGAAGCGACTAACGCCAAGCTTATCGAGCGCCAGATATCCATCGTCATGGAAGCCACCGAATGCGATCGCGCAACCGCTCAGAGCGCGCTGGAAGCCTGCGGCCGCCGCTGCAAAACGGCGATTGTGATGGTGCTGGCTGATTTAAGCGCCGCGGATGCTCAGGCGCTACTGGCAAAAAATAATGGCTACATCCGCAAAGCGCTGAGCCGCTCCTGA
- the murP gene encoding PTS N-acetylmuramic acid transporter subunit IIBC, whose amino-acid sequence MAKINKEMIARILQHVGGAGNIAQAGNCMTRLRLTLHDESQADSAAIRRIEGVMGVIVSDKQFQIVLGPGKAQTAAEMMNALLEDAPAETPSLADVAAEKKQALKSKQTSGIQKFLAKFATIFTPLIPGFIAVGLLLGFATLAEQIFVLENTHPNATVVALIGYMKVFSKGMFTFLSILIGYNAQKAFGGSGVNGAIIASLFVLGYNPEATSGFYSGISTFFGHAIDPRGNIIGVLIACIIGAWVEKQIRRIMPANLDMILTSAVTLLIMGAITFTVIMPIGGWLFTGMSWLFLHLNGNPFGSAVLAGLFLLAVMFGVHQGFVPVYFALVEAQGFNSLFPILAMAGAGQVGAALALFWRAKQGSMLRMQIKGAIIPGFLGIGEPLIYGVTLPRMKPFITACLGGACGGFFLGLIAWMGLPVGLNTVFGPSGLVALPLMTSGSGIYAGMAVYAAGLAVSYLCGFALTWLFGSKNVDLS is encoded by the coding sequence ATGGCAAAAATAAATAAAGAGATGATAGCGCGGATCCTGCAGCACGTTGGCGGAGCCGGGAACATCGCACAGGCGGGCAACTGTATGACCCGGCTGCGTTTAACCTTGCACGATGAATCGCAGGCGGATAGCGCCGCCATCCGCCGGATCGAAGGCGTGATGGGAGTGATCGTCAGCGATAAGCAGTTCCAGATTGTCCTTGGGCCCGGCAAGGCGCAAACCGCCGCGGAAATGATGAACGCATTACTGGAAGACGCTCCGGCGGAAACGCCATCGCTGGCCGATGTCGCCGCCGAGAAAAAACAGGCGTTGAAGAGTAAGCAAACCAGCGGCATCCAAAAATTCCTCGCCAAATTCGCCACCATTTTTACCCCGCTGATACCCGGTTTTATCGCCGTTGGCCTGCTGCTGGGATTTGCCACCCTGGCGGAACAGATATTTGTTCTCGAAAACACGCATCCCAACGCCACGGTAGTAGCGCTGATCGGCTATATGAAGGTCTTCAGCAAAGGGATGTTTACTTTCCTGAGCATCCTGATTGGCTACAATGCGCAGAAAGCCTTCGGCGGCTCCGGGGTCAACGGAGCAATCATCGCATCGCTGTTTGTGCTTGGCTATAACCCGGAGGCCACCAGCGGTTTCTACTCCGGGATTTCAACCTTCTTCGGCCACGCCATCGACCCGCGCGGCAATATTATCGGCGTACTGATCGCCTGTATTATCGGCGCGTGGGTGGAAAAGCAGATACGCCGCATTATGCCTGCCAACCTCGACATGATCCTTACCTCGGCGGTGACGCTGCTGATCATGGGCGCGATAACCTTTACCGTCATTATGCCCATTGGCGGTTGGCTGTTTACCGGAATGTCGTGGTTGTTCCTGCATCTTAACGGTAACCCGTTCGGCTCTGCGGTACTGGCCGGCCTGTTCCTGCTGGCGGTGATGTTCGGCGTGCATCAAGGCTTTGTACCGGTCTATTTCGCGCTGGTGGAGGCGCAGGGTTTTAACTCGCTGTTTCCGATTCTGGCGATGGCCGGAGCCGGACAGGTCGGCGCGGCGCTGGCGCTGTTCTGGAGAGCTAAGCAGGGGTCTATGCTGCGTATGCAAATTAAAGGAGCGATAATCCCCGGCTTCCTAGGCATCGGCGAACCGCTGATTTACGGCGTAACGCTGCCGCGCATGAAGCCGTTTATCACCGCCTGCCTCGGCGGCGCCTGCGGCGGTTTTTTCCTCGGGCTTATCGCCTGGATGGGGCTGCCGGTAGGCCTGAATACGGTGTTTGGCCCCTCGGGGCTGGTGGCGCTGCCGCTGATGACCTCCGGCAGCGGGATCTACGCAGGAATGGCGGTATATGCCGCCGGGCTGGCGGTCTCATACCTGTGCGGGTTCGCTCTGACCTGGCTGTTCGGCAGCAAGAACGTTGATTTGAGCTAA
- a CDS encoding carboxylate/amino acid/amine transporter, with amino-acid sequence MGSSKKGMLNVLIAAVLWGSSGVCAQYIMQQSQMSSPFLTMTRLLFAGLILLMLSFVHGDKIFRILHNRKDAISLLIFSLFGALTVQYTFLMTIEQSNAATATVLQFLSPTIIVAWFAIARKTRPSPLVLAAICTSLAGTFLLVTHGNPTTLSISPTALFWGIASAFAAAFYTTYPSTLIARYGTLPIVGWSMLLSGAMLLPFYAGQGNHFVVTGGLLLAFFYLVVIGTSLTFSLYLNGAQQIGGAKAGILSCAEPLSSALLSLLLLGITFTLPDWLGTLLILSSVVLIAMDSRRRVKTA; translated from the coding sequence ATGGGCTCCAGCAAAAAAGGGATGCTGAACGTACTGATAGCCGCCGTGCTGTGGGGAAGTTCCGGCGTCTGCGCGCAATACATTATGCAGCAAAGCCAGATGTCATCACCGTTTCTGACCATGACGCGGCTGTTGTTCGCCGGCCTGATCCTCCTGATGCTCTCCTTCGTTCACGGCGATAAGATTTTCCGCATTCTGCATAACCGTAAAGATGCCATCAGCCTGCTTATTTTCTCGCTGTTCGGCGCGCTCACCGTGCAGTACACCTTCCTGATGACTATCGAGCAATCAAACGCGGCCACCGCAACGGTGCTGCAGTTTCTGTCACCAACGATTATCGTCGCCTGGTTTGCCATCGCCCGCAAAACGCGACCCAGCCCGCTGGTGCTGGCAGCTATCTGTACCTCGCTGGCGGGCACATTCCTGCTGGTCACCCACGGCAACCCGACGACGCTGTCGATTTCTCCCACCGCGCTGTTCTGGGGTATTGCCTCGGCATTCGCCGCCGCGTTCTACACCACTTATCCTTCGACGCTGATTGCCCGCTACGGCACGCTGCCGATTGTCGGCTGGAGTATGCTGCTCAGCGGGGCCATGCTGCTACCGTTCTACGCCGGGCAGGGTAACCATTTTGTGGTGACCGGAGGCCTGCTGCTGGCCTTTTTCTACCTGGTGGTTATCGGCACCTCGCTGACCTTCAGCCTCTACCTGAACGGCGCGCAGCAGATTGGCGGCGCGAAAGCGGGGATCCTCAGCTGCGCGGAGCCGCTGAGTAGCGCCCTGCTCTCGCTGCTGCTGCTCGGCATTACGTTTACCCTCCCGGACTGGCTGGGCACGCTGCTGATTCTCTCGTCAGTGGTGCTGATCGCCATGGATTCGCGGCGTAGGGTTAAAACGGCCTGA
- a CDS encoding Rpn family recombination-promoting nuclease/putative transposase — MKKKGTTPTPHDAVFKQFLSHPECARDFIEIHLPASLRQLCDLQTLRLESGSFIEADLRASYSDVLWSLKTSDGDGYIYVVIEHQSTPDVHMAFRLMRYALATMQRHLDAGHKTLPLVVPMLFYHGAKSPYPFSLCWLDEFADTAVARRLYAAAFPLVDITVVPDDDIMQHRRVALLELIQKHIRQRDLLGLVERLAELLVKGCANDSQLEALFNYMLQCGDEPRFAEFLYETARRVPQHKEVIMTIAERLRQEGRQEGKLEGKLEGKQEGKQEEALRIARLFLEQGFERELIRMTIGLSDDDLNAFQDTSLKMGEN; from the coding sequence ATGAAGAAAAAAGGAACTACTCCGACGCCGCACGATGCGGTTTTTAAACAGTTTCTATCGCATCCCGAATGCGCCCGGGATTTTATCGAGATTCATTTACCGGCTTCGCTACGTCAGCTGTGCGATCTGCAAACGCTCAGGCTGGAGTCCGGCAGCTTTATTGAGGCAGATTTACGCGCCAGCTATTCCGATGTGCTGTGGTCGCTGAAAACCAGCGATGGTGACGGCTATATCTACGTGGTGATTGAACATCAGAGCACGCCTGATGTGCATATGGCCTTCAGGCTGATGCGCTACGCGCTGGCTACAATGCAGCGTCATCTGGATGCCGGGCATAAAACGCTGCCGCTGGTAGTGCCGATGCTGTTCTATCACGGAGCCAAAAGCCCTTATCCCTTTTCACTTTGCTGGCTGGATGAGTTTGCCGATACGGCGGTAGCGCGTCGGCTTTATGCTGCTGCTTTCCCGTTAGTGGATATCACGGTGGTGCCGGATGACGACATTATGCAGCACAGACGCGTGGCGCTGCTGGAGCTAATACAAAAGCATATTCGCCAGCGCGATTTACTTGGCCTGGTGGAGCGATTAGCTGAGCTGTTGGTTAAAGGTTGTGCTAATGACAGCCAGCTTGAAGCGCTGTTTAATTACATGCTGCAGTGCGGCGATGAGCCTCGTTTTGCTGAGTTTCTTTACGAGACCGCGCGGCGTGTTCCTCAACATAAGGAGGTCATCATGACCATTGCGGAAAGACTACGGCAGGAAGGGCGACAAGAAGGCAAGTTAGAGGGCAAGTTAGAAGGTAAACAAGAGGGTAAACAAGAAGAAGCGCTGCGTATTGCTCGTTTATTTCTGGAGCAAGGATTTGAGCGCGAGCTGATACGGATGACTATTGGGCTCTCGGATGACGATCTTAATGCATTCCAGGATACATCCCTCAAGATGGGGGAAAATTAA
- a CDS encoding YicS family protein, giving the protein MKRMSIALSLAACLMLPIVATAAPLSGLKFEQQKQQIVKDVRKNCPVSRGLDDTQFANRVLESTENKTAVKSATRALDKNNSAAYQRAINDIQCPTP; this is encoded by the coding sequence ATGAAGAGAATGAGTATTGCGCTGTCGCTGGCAGCCTGCCTGATGTTACCCATCGTGGCGACGGCCGCACCGCTCTCCGGACTGAAGTTTGAACAGCAAAAGCAGCAGATAGTGAAGGATGTGCGGAAAAACTGCCCTGTCAGTAGAGGCCTTGATGATACTCAGTTTGCTAACCGCGTGCTGGAGTCAACTGAAAACAAAACCGCTGTAAAAAGCGCAACGCGGGCGCTGGATAAAAACAACAGCGCCGCTTATCAGAGGGCCATTAACGACATTCAGTGCCCAACCCCCTGA
- the phnV gene encoding 2-aminoethylphosphonate ABC transport system, membrane component PhnV yields MLIWSRKGRTAAGALAVTLFGGFFFLPLAVILMSSLSQQWNGLLPSGFTLGHFVNAFRGAAWDALFSSLMVGFCASLFALLCGMWAALALRQYGTKLQKYLGLAFYLPSAIPSVSVGLGILVAFSQGPLQMNGTFWIVLAAHFVLISAFTFSNVSTGLARISADIENVASSLGASPWYRLRHITLPLMTPWMISALALSLSLSMGELGATVMIYPPGWTTLPVTIFSLTDRGNIADGSALTIVLVGVTLLLMIKLERIARRMSQK; encoded by the coding sequence ATGTTGATTTGGTCGCGTAAAGGCCGTACGGCGGCGGGAGCGCTGGCGGTGACGCTGTTTGGCGGATTTTTCTTTTTGCCGCTGGCGGTGATTTTAATGTCCAGCCTGAGCCAACAGTGGAACGGCCTGCTGCCCTCAGGCTTCACTCTCGGGCATTTCGTTAATGCATTTCGCGGCGCCGCGTGGGATGCGCTGTTCTCCAGCCTGATGGTCGGATTTTGCGCCAGCCTTTTCGCTCTGCTCTGCGGCATGTGGGCAGCGCTGGCTTTGCGCCAGTACGGTACAAAGCTGCAAAAATACCTTGGGCTGGCGTTCTATTTACCGAGCGCAATTCCATCGGTATCGGTGGGATTAGGTATTCTGGTGGCTTTCAGCCAGGGGCCGCTACAGATGAATGGTACCTTCTGGATCGTGCTGGCGGCGCACTTCGTACTGATTTCCGCATTTACCTTCAGCAATGTTTCCACCGGTCTGGCGCGTATTTCCGCCGATATTGAAAACGTCGCCTCCAGCCTGGGAGCATCGCCATGGTACCGCCTGCGCCATATCACGCTGCCGCTGATGACGCCGTGGATGATCTCTGCGCTGGCGCTGAGCCTGTCGCTATCGATGGGCGAACTGGGCGCGACGGTGATGATTTATCCGCCGGGCTGGACAACGCTGCCGGTAACGATTTTCAGCCTCACCGATCGCGGAAATATTGCCGATGGTTCGGCGCTGACCATCGTGCTGGTGGGCGTTACGCTGCTGCTGATGATTAAGCTGGAGCGTATCGCCCGCCGGATGAGCCAGAAGTAG
- the phnU gene encoding 2-aminoethylphosphonate ABC transporter permease subunit yields MAQTLTLVRPARNLRPYLWLLLPLLVLATLFFYPLLLIGEQALRDASGHLSLETFRQVVESRRFISALLNTLQIAVFATLGCLLLGSILALILVFIPFPGSQLISRIIDTFIALPTFLITLAFTFIYGSAGLLNGTLMSLFAFELPPVDFLYSIQGVILAEITVFTPLVMRPLIAGLRQIDKSQLEAASILGAHPLRVIGQVIFPAALPALMAGGSLCLLLTTNEFGIVLFIGAKGVNTLPMMVYSKAILESDYSVACMIALINILLSLGLFMLYRLAAARTGVRS; encoded by the coding sequence ATGGCGCAAACCCTAACGCTTGTGCGCCCGGCGCGGAACCTGCGCCCTTACCTGTGGCTGTTGTTGCCCCTGCTGGTACTGGCGACGCTGTTTTTTTACCCACTGTTGCTGATTGGCGAACAGGCGCTGCGCGATGCCAGCGGGCACCTGAGCCTGGAAACGTTCCGGCAGGTGGTGGAGTCCCGGCGCTTTATCAGCGCGTTGCTCAATACGCTGCAAATTGCGGTCTTTGCCACGCTCGGCTGCCTGCTGCTTGGCAGCATACTGGCGCTGATTCTGGTCTTTATTCCGTTCCCCGGCAGCCAGTTGATTAGCCGGATAATTGATACCTTTATTGCGCTGCCAACTTTTCTTATCACCCTGGCTTTTACCTTTATCTACGGTTCCGCCGGACTGCTCAACGGAACGCTGATGTCGCTGTTTGCTTTTGAACTGCCGCCGGTGGACTTTCTCTATTCCATTCAGGGGGTGATTCTGGCGGAAATTACCGTTTTCACGCCGCTGGTGATGCGTCCGCTAATAGCTGGACTGCGGCAGATTGATAAAAGCCAGCTTGAGGCGGCGAGCATTCTTGGCGCTCATCCGCTGCGGGTTATCGGCCAGGTAATTTTCCCGGCGGCGCTGCCGGCGCTGATGGCGGGGGGCAGCCTGTGTCTACTGCTGACCACCAACGAGTTCGGTATCGTGCTGTTTATCGGCGCCAAAGGGGTCAATACCCTGCCGATGATGGTTTACAGCAAGGCCATTCTCGAATCGGACTACAGCGTAGCCTGCATGATTGCGTTGATAAATATTCTGCTGTCGCTGGGGCTGTTTATGCTCTATCGGCTGGCCGCCGCCCGTACCGGCGTGAGGAGCTAA